CGGGCCGGGCTGGTTCCTTCACAAGAGCCATCACCGCCCGCGCACGGGCTTCTGGGAAGCCAACGACCTCTATTTCGTGATCTTCGCCGCGCCGTCGATCACACTGCTCGTCGGGGGCACCTATTGGGGCTGGCATCCGGCGACGATCTGGATCGGCGCGGGCATCGCCGCATACGGCGCGATCTATCTCGGCTTCCACGACATCATCGTCCATCGCCGCGTGCCGTCGCGCTACCTGCCCAAGTCGCGCTACATGAAGCGGATCGTCTCGGCGCACCGGCTCCATCACGCGGTCGAGACCAAGGAGGGCACCGTCAGCTTCGGCTTCCTCGTCGCGCCCAAGCCCGAAGATCTGAAGGCCGAGCTCAAGCGCCGCGGCAATGCGGGCGTCCGCGCGCCGCGCGAGATGGCGTGAGCGCCGGCCAGACGATCGGCCGCATTACGCTCATGGTGCTGAGCGGCACCGCGACGCTCAGCCTGATCGGTGCGATCGCCGAAACCGCCAACACCGGCCCGCCCCCGCCACAAACGGCAACGTTCCAGCCGGGCCCGGTTGCCGAGACACCACCCGGAGAACTCGTTCGCGTGCCCACCGATCGGGCGGGCACGCCAGTCTCGGCCACCCCCGATCGCGATCTGGAGCGCTGGCTGCGCTCGATCAGCTATGCGCTGACCGCGCTCGCCGGCTTTGCCGCCGCGGGCGTCGTCGTCCTTCTGCGCATCGCCTCGGCGCTGTCACGGATCGC
This is a stretch of genomic DNA from Sphingomonas sp. Y38-1Y. It encodes these proteins:
- a CDS encoding sterol desaturase family protein encodes the protein MNVVTGILVLLATVAVMEGVAYGAHRWIMHGPGWFLHKSHHRPRTGFWEANDLYFVIFAAPSITLLVGGTYWGWHPATIWIGAGIAAYGAIYLGFHDIIVHRRVPSRYLPKSRYMKRIVSAHRLHHAVETKEGTVSFGFLVAPKPEDLKAELKRRGNAGVRAPREMA